The following coding sequences lie in one Prionailurus viverrinus isolate Anna chromosome X, UM_Priviv_1.0, whole genome shotgun sequence genomic window:
- the ARMCX4 gene encoding armadillo repeat-containing X-linked protein 4, with protein MGRIQEVGWVTAGLVIWAGTCYCIHKLTKGRAQGVRKLSRNGSRVKMETVVGVQNQTLAMSEAMAGTETETRPMAKTGAETRAGGRIGVEVETTTIAKANSQAKTMAEVEAENQSEAKTVSTTVGMIEAVTLNVAQLKTGEVAMKEAVTQTDSEAGRVVKKEAVTQTKAKAWALVARAETKKQIMTQTKVEACLLAEKDTNKVMVTQNEALGVTREAAKMGAINKTGLMAETKARALDETVNVAKTQSEARPGHIVDAKGNINTMSRKEAGVDMKSCAPSQAVAKIQVDNMLGAGVEAKGNHKTVSQAESRADMRASAQPQIVAKTQAEAMLGVKFDAWGNTNAVCKAGAGEDRVSTQPQTVAKKQAEAMFGARDDDRGNTNVTSKTMTGGDMRAAAQPQAIASAQVEPMPDARVKGRGNSNAVSKTGVRANLRTNSQAEALLDARVKIRDNPNTMSKMGAGTDIELYTQPHPMANVQVDALPDGRIKAKSNVNTMSKEGGGTDTKAQSQASNKSQIEVLPGTRGKARGKAKSKCKAEVGIEMKTCVQPQVGVKIQADALPDGRDDPNAISRSGTKADLRACGQPQTMANSPGEALPGAKNKIWGNSNAISMSGAGPSTMGSAQLHGMANFQDDASPNTKNKVRGNPSAMFKAATGPDSICSAKPETDKTDSAQPQAVANSHGEVLSGTKNKVKGNPNAVSKTAAGPGAIGSAQPEVSNIQDENLPSTKNKVKGKSNAVSKTGAGPDTVGSAQLQAVANSQGEAFPGIKNKARCKSNGVSKTGAGPDAVDCAQSQVVTNSQGEVLFGTKNKAKGNSNAVSKSGTGPDTVGSAQLQAVYNAQIEVLSGTKNKVRVNPGAVSKAEARADAMGCAQPLADTTSSAQRLTVANSQCENLVYLPGTKNKVRINPNAVSKAGTGPDIVGPSQSQIVANFQGEVLPGTKNKVRGNSNAGFKTRAGSDTVGSAQLQAVANSQGEGLSGPKNKVRGNPSAVSKAENGSHIVGSAEPQIVANSQGEVLPGTKNKVRGNSNAGSKTGAGSDTVGSAQLHAVANSQCEALPGIKHKVKGNPSALSKAETGPDTAGSAQPQAMADSQCEALPGVKNKVSSNPNAMSKVEARTDITSFAQPQAESDSQGEAFSGARSKVQGNLSALSKSGTEKDIVAPAWPQAVTNSQDEAWSGTKNKDKGNPNAVSKAEATADITGSAWPHMVANTQGEALSDIKNKVRVNINTVCKAEVRADTTGSSQTQAVTNSQGEAPTCTKNKVWGNLSSVSKAGIRPETMGCAWSQAVANSQGEALLSVKNKVRGNPNVVSKVEVRADTSFTHPQAVSDSQGETLPGARSKIQGNPSAMSKAGTGPDTMCSAQPQTDIIDTAQPQAKSNSQGESLSGARNKVRDNPNVVFKAGAGQDRRGSLSPQAVASSQGEALLGARSKVRGNTNAESKVEAGAHMMGSGQPQSVAHSQNKVLPGAKDKVIPKSEAKVTEDEGYVKPKTEAMLTSESGGGTGTQACRKIQPRVHDYYWNGIGIEDWIASERWIKFRFQARDGYWENSMSWADDENEASVESWTGASDKSDIKSWAGAKADNEAGFPSWAAAGDQACGGLWGGSQASEESWAGNKASGGSLSEVGDIAIGGSWIGVENQASVGSWASTGNQAIGEPWAGSQASGVSWAGKDAIGGSWTRAEEQDSGRSQDGARIQANGGSWAEARAGNVASIGYWAENMDQASGGYWIGNSDLSAGSKPRFEDQASGNMSWSVAGGQSSGGSRLRPEDQSSRKSWADTADQASGGAKIRPVDQSGGGSWARAGEQANKGSRPGFVDQSSNGSWASTGSQVIGGFLVGTVDQASGNSWSGTGDQSGGESKPRFEDLVNEEESLARAVGQAGGGPRLGPEDQSSRRSWADSEDQASGGFLVEAVDQGNGGSWAAPGDQAGGGAKPRFEEQTSGRGSWADNGGQAGRGSRLGPRDQSFGDSWAGTGDQASEESRPRPKDQSNGWFCACSGSHANARGSWGGAGGQAVGRSRLGPTNPSSGGSWADTGSRVSGGSWVVAGDMASSCPKPEFEDASGGGFWSGAKDQIVEGSNTGSADQSSGGPWAGTESQASGRSWAGAGDQADSCSKPGFEDLASGEVSQAGTGDQASGKSCPGLRHGNEASRGSRLGPEDKASGGSWARADDQASGRPQVSAEMEANERSWFGTRGEISTGSWFRRGQEAAGIASKLGGKNEASIESRSRAEEEANIESWTRSEEAAHVDSCVGAGAGAEARKESWLWDGDAATTGSRLGGEEEACMGSWSLTEDVDEDELSRVSSPDIEEISLRSLFWADTEKSNEFRSKSERDVYKASAKDNLEASGGIDVRSWFWHGNENRSEDKSALKTKPKKSIESRGTYPSMVPGAGMGSWAGAMIWTEMKFPYQNESCFPPEDEIRKIRCEEKTHPWTCRCKREANMDPRELEKLICMIEMTEDPSIHEIANNALYNSPDYPFSHEVIRNAGRISIIESLLNNPYPSVRQKALNALNNISVAAENHRKVKTYLNQVCEDTVTYPLNSNVQLAGLRLIKHLTVISEYQHMVTNYISEFLRLLTVGSGETKDHILGMLLNFSKNPSMTKDLLIANAPTSLINIFNKKETKENILNALSLFENINYHFKRRAKVFTQDKFSKNSLYFIFQRPKACAKKLRVLAAEYSDPEVKERVELLLSKL; from the coding sequence ATGGGTCGCATTCAGGAAGTGGGTTGGGTGACTGCAGGATTGGTGATCTGGGCTGGTACCTGCTACTGCATTCACAAATTAACCAAAGGAAGAGCCCAGGGAGTGAGGAAACTTTCCAGAAATGGGTCCAGAGTCAAGATGGAGACTGTGGTTGGGGTACAGAACCAGACCTTGGCCATGAGTGAAGCCATGGCTGGAACAGAGACTGAGACTAGACCCATGGCCAAGACTGGAGCCGAAACCAGAGCAGGAGGTAGGATTGGGGTTGAAGTAGAGACTACCACCATTGCTAAGGCGAACTCTCAGGCCAAGACAATGGCTGAGGTAGAGGCAGAGAACCAGTCTGAGGCCAAAACAGTGTCCACAACAGTGGGCATGATAGAGGCAGTGACTCTGAATGTGGCCCAGCTCAAAACTGGGGAAGTAGCCATGAAAGAGGCAGTGACCCAAACTGACTCTGAGGCTGGGAGAGTAGTCAAGAAGGAGGCTGTGACCCAGACCAAGGCTAAAGCTTGGGCACTGGTTGCCAGGGCAGAAACCAAGAAGCAAATAATGACCCAGACAAAAGTGGAAGCTTGTTTACTGGCTGAAAAAGACACGAACAAAGTAATGGTGACACAGAATGAGGCCTTGGGAGTGACCAGGGAAGCAGCCAAGATGGGTGCCATAAATAAGACTGGACTTATGGCTGAAACCAAGGCAAGAGCCCTGGATGAGACTGTGAATGTGGCCAAGACTCAGTCTGAGGCCAGGCCTGGTCACATAGTTGATGCTAAGGGAAATATTAATACCATGTCCAGGAAAGAAGCTGGAGTGGACATGAAGTCCTGTGCACCATCTCAGGCTGTGGCCAAGATCCAGGTTGACAACATGCTTGGTGCTGGGGTTGAGGCCAAGGGGAATCACAAAACAGTGTCTCAGGCAGAGTCTAGGGCAGACATGAGGGCTTCTGCTCAGCCTCAGATTGTAGCCAAGACCCAGGCTGAGGCTATGCTTGGGGTAAAGTTTGATGCCTGGGGTAATACCAATGCTGTGtgcaaggcaggggcaggggaagatAGAGTTTCAACACAACCTCAGACTGTGGCCAAGAAACAGGCTGAAGCAATGTTTGGGGCCAGGGATGATGACAGAGGAAATACCAATGTCACATCTAAGACAATGACTGGAGGTGACATGAGGGCTGCTGCTCAACCTCAGGCTATAGCGAGTGCTCAGGTTGAGCCTATGCCTGATGCCAGAGTCAAAGGTAGAGGCAATTCCAATGCTGTGTCTAAAACAGGGGTCAGGGCAAACTTGAGGACCAATTCCCAGGCTGAGGCCTTGCTTGATGCCAGGGTTAAGATCAGAGACAATCCCAATACCATGTCTAAGATGGGGGCTGGGACAGACATTGAGCTCTATACACAGCCTCATCCTATGGCCAATGTCCAGGTTGATGCCTTGCCTGATGGCAGGATTAAGGCTAAAAGCAATGTCAACACCATGTCTAAGGAAGGGGGTGGGACAGACACAAAGGCACAGTCTCAGGCTTCTAACAAGAGCCAGATTGAGGTTTTACCTGGTACTAGAGGTAAGGCTAGGGGAAAAGCCAAAAGCAAGTGTAAAGCAGAGGTGGGGATAGAAATGAAAACCTGTGTGCAGCCTCAGGTTGGCGTCAAGATCCAAGCTGATGCTTTACCTGATGGCAGGGATGATCCTAATGCCATTTCTAGGTCAGGGACTAAGGCAGACCTGAGGGCCTGTGGTCAGCCTCAGACTATGGCAAATTCCCCGGGTGAGGCCTTGCCTGGTGCCAAGAATAAGATCTGGGGCAATTCCAATGCTATATCTATGTCAGGGGCTGGGCCAAGTACAATGGGCTCTGCCCAGCTCCATGGTATGGCCAATTTCCAGGATGATGCCTCACCTAATACTAAGAATAAAGTCAGGGGCAATCCCAGTGCTATGTTTAAAGCAGCAACTGGGCCAGATTCAATATGTTCTGCCAAGCCTGAAACAGATAAAACAGACtctgcccagccccaggctgTGGCCAATTCCCATGGTGAAGTCTTGTCTGGTACTAAGAATAAGGTCAAGGGCAATCCCAATGCTGTGTCTAAGACAGCAGCTGGGCCAGGTGCAATAGGCTCTGCCCAGCCTGAGGTATCTAATATCCAAGATGAAAACTTGCCCAGCACTAAGAATAAGGTCAAGGGCAAGTCCAATGCTGTGTCTAAGACAGGGGCTGGGCCAGATACAGTGGGTTCTGCCCAGCTGCAGGCCGTGGCCAATTCCCAGGGTGAAGCCTTTCCTGGTATCAAGAATAAGGCTAGGTGCAAGTCCAATGGTGTGTCTAAGACAGGGGCTGGGCCAGATGCAGTGGACTGTGCCCAATCTCAGGTTGTAACCAATTCCCAAGGTGAAGTCTTGTTTGGTACTAAGAACAAAGCCAAGGGCAATTCCAATGCTGTGTCTAAATCAGGCACTGGGCCAGATACAGTGGGCTCTGCCCAGCTCCAGGCTGTGTACAATGCCCAGATCGAAGTCTTGTCTGGTACTAAGAACAAGGTCAGGGTCAATCCCGGTGCTGTGTCTAAGGCAGAGGCTAGGGCAGATGCAATGGGCTGTGCCCAACCTCTAGCAGATACAACAAGCTCTGCCCAGCGCCTCACTGTGGCCAATTCCCAGTGTGAAAACCTAGTGTACCTGCCTGGTACTAAGAACAAGGTCAGGATCAATCCCAATGCTGTGTCTAAAGCAGGGACTGGGCCAGATATAGTGGGTCCTTCCCAATCTCAGATTGTGGCCAATTTCCAGGGTGAAGTCTTGCCTGGTACTAAGAACAAGGTTAGGGGAAATTCCAATGCTGGGTTTAAGACACGGGCTGGGTCAGATACAGTGGGCTCTGCCCAACTCCAAGCTGTGGCCAATTCCCAGGGTGAAGGCTTGTCTGGTCCTAAGAATAAGGTCAGGGGAAATCCCAGTGCTGTGTCTAAAGCAGAGAATGGGTCACATATAGTGGGTTCTGCCGAGCCTCAGATTGTGGCCAATTCCCAGGGTGAAGTCTTGCCTGGTACTAAGAACAAGGTCAGAGGAAATTCCAATGCTGGGTCTAAGACAGGGGCTGGGTCAGATACAGTGGGCTCTGCTCAGCTCCATGCTGTGGCCAATTCCCAGTGTGAGGCCTTGCCTGGTATCAAGCATAAGGTCAAGGGCAATCCCAGTGCTTTGTCTAAAGCTGAGACTGGGCCAGATACAGCAGGCTCTGCCCAGCCCCAGGCTATGGCTGATTCTCAGTGTGAGGCTTTGCCTGGTGTGAAGAATAAGGTCAGCAGCAATCCCAATGCCATGTCTAAGGTAGAGGCCAGAACAGATATAACAAGCTTTGCCCAGCCCCAGGCTGAGTCTGATTCCCAAGGTGAAGCCTTTTCTGGTGCTAGGAGTAAGGTCCAAGGCAATCTGAGTGCTCTGTCCAAATCAGGCACTGAGAAAGATATAGTGGCCCCTGCCTGGCCCCAAGCTGTGACTAATTCCCAGGATGAAGCCTGGTCTGGTACTAAGAATAAGGACAAGGGCAATCCCAATGCTGTATCTAAGGCAGAGGCCACTGCAGATATAACAGGTTCTGCCTGGCCCCACATGGTGGCCAATACCCAGGGTGAAGCCTTGTCTGATATTAAGAACAAGGTCAGGGTCAATATCAACACTGTGTGTAAGGCAGAAGTCAGGGCAGATACAACAGGCTCTTCCCAGACCCAAGCCGTGACCAATTCCCAGGGTGAAGCTCCAACTTGCACTAAGAATAAGGTCTGGGGCAATCTTAGTTCTGTGTCTAAAGCAGGGATTAGGCCAGAAACAATGGGCTGTGCTTGGTCCCAGGCTGTGGCCAATTCCCAAGGTGAAGCCTTGCTTAGTGTCAAGAATAAGGTCAGAGGCAACCCCAATGTTGTGTCTAAGGTAGAGGTCAGAGCAGATACAAGCTTTACCCACCCTCAGGCTGTGTCTGATTCCCAAGGTGAAACCTTGCCTGGTGCTAGGAGTAAGATCCAGGGAAATCCCAGTGCTATGTCTAAGGCAGGCACTGGGCCAGATACAATGTGTTCTGCTCAGCCTCAAACAGATATAATAGACACTGCCCAACCCCAAGCCAAGTCTAATTCTCAAGGTGAATCCTTGTCTGGTGCCAGAAATAAGGTCAGGGACAATCCCAATGTGGTATTTAAGGCAGGGGCTGGGCAAGATAGACGAGGCTCTCTTTCACCCCAAGCTGTGGCCAGTTCTCAGGGTGAGGCCTTGCTTGGTGCCAGGAGTAAGGTCAGGGGAAATACCAATGCTGAGTCTAAGGTAGAGGCTGGGGCACATATGATGGGCTCTGGCCAGCCTCAGTCTGTGGCCCATTCCCAGAATAAGGTCTTGCCTGGAGCAAAGGACAAGGTTATACCCAAGTCTGAGGCAAAAGTCACAGAAGATGAGGGCTATGTAAAACCTAAGACTGAAGCCATGCTCACTTCTGAGAGTGGCGGTGGGACAGGCACTCAGGCCTGCAGAAAAATTCAGCCTAGGGTCCATGACTATTACTGGAATGGGATTGGTATTGAGGATTGGATTGCTTCTGAGCGATGGATAAAATTTAGGTTTCAGGCCAGGGATGGATACTGGGAGAATAGCATGTCCTGGGCTGATGATGAGAATGAAGCCAGTGTTGAATCCTGGACTGGGGCTAGTGATAAGTCTGATATTAAGTCCTGGGCTGGGGCTAAGGCTGACAATGAAGCTGGTTTTCCTTCCTGGGCTGCAGCTGGGGACCAGGCTTGTGGGGGGCTCTGGGGTGGGAGCCAGGCCAGTGAAGAGTCCTGGGCTGGGAACAAGGCCAGTGGGGGTTCTTTGTCAGAGGTTGGGGACATAGCCATTGGAGGGTCTTGGATTGGGGTTGAGAACCAGGCCAGTGTGGGATCTTGGGCTAGTACTGGGAACCAGGCTATTGGTGAGCCCTGGGCTGGAAGTCAGGCCAGTGGGGTGTCCTGGGCTGGGAAAGATGCCATTGGAGGGTCCTGGACTAGAGCTGAGGAACAGGACAGTGGAAGGTCCCAGGATGGGGCTAGGATTCAGGCTAATGGAGGGTCTTGGGCTGAAGCTAGAGCTGGGAATGTGGCTAGCATTGGGTACTGGGCTGAGAATATGGACCAAGCTAGTGGAGGGTACTGGATTGGGAACAGTGATCTGTCTGCTGGATCCAAGCCTAGATTTGAGGATCAAGCCAGTGGAAATATGTCCTGGTCTGTGGCTGGTGGCCAGTCCAGTGGAGGGTCTAGGCTCAGGCCTGAGGATCAGTCTAGTAGAAAGTCCTGGGCTGACACTGCAGACCAAGCCAGTGGAGGGGCCAAAATTAGGCCTGTGGACCAGTCTGGGGGTGGGTCCTGGGCTAGGGCTGGGGAACAGGCCAACAAAGGGTCTAGGCCAGGGTTTGTGGACCAGTCGAGTAATGGGTCCTGGGCTAGCACTGGCAGTCAGGTCATTGGAGGATTCTTGGTTGGGACTGTGGACCAGGCCAGTGGGAATTCCTGGTCTGGGACTGGTGATCAGTCTGGTGGTGAGTCCAAGCCTAGATTTGAGGATCTGGTAAATGAAGAAGAGTCTTTGGCTAGGGCTGTTGGCCAGGCTGGTGGAGGGCCAAGGTTGGGGCCTGAGGACCAGTCCAGCAGAAGGTCCTGGGCTGACTCTGAGGACCAAGCCAGTGGAGGGTTCTTGGTTGAAGCTGTGGACCAGGGCAATGGAGGGTCCTGGGCTGCACCTGGGGATCAGGCTGGTGGTGGGGCAAAGCCTAGATTTGAAGAGCAGACAAGTGGAAGAGGGTCTTGGGCTGACAATGGGGGCCAGGCTGGTAGAGGGTCTAGGCTAGGTCCCAGGGACCAGTCATTTGGAGATTCCTGGGCTGGCACTGGGGACCAGGCCAGTGAAGAATCCAGGCCAAGGCCTAAAGACCAGTCCAATGGATGGTTCTGTGCTTGCAGTGGGAGTCATGCTAATGCAAGAGggtcctggggtggggctggtggCCAGGCTGTTGGAAGATCTAGACTAGGGCCTACGAACCCATCCAGTGGTGGGTCCTGGGCTGATACAGGGAGTCGGGTCAGTGGAGGGTCTTGGGTTGTGGCTGGAGATATGGCTAGTAGCTGTCCCAAACCTGAATTTGAGGATGCCAGTGGAGGAGGGTTCTGGTCTGGTGCTAAGGACCAGATTGTTGAAGGGTCTAATACAGGGTCTGCAGACCAATCTAGTGGTGGGCCCTGGGCTGGCACTGAGAGTCAGGCCAGTGGAAGgtcctgggctggggctggggatcAGGCTGATAGCTGTTCCAAACCTGGATTTGAGGACCTGGCCAGTGGGGAAGTCTCCCAGGCTGGCACTGGGGATCAGGCTAGTGGAAAATCTTGCCCTGGGTTGAGGCATGGTAATGAGGCCAGTAGAGGATCTAGGCTGGGGCCTGAGGACAAGGCAAGTGGAGGGTCCTGGGCTAGGGCTGATGACCAGGCCAGTGGAAGACCACAGGTCAGTGCTGAGATGGAGGCCAATGAAAGATCCTGGTTTGGGACTAGAGGTGAGATTTCTACAGGGTCCTGGTTCAGGAGAGGGCAAGAGGCTGCTGGTATTGCGTCCAAACTTGGAGGTAAAAATGAGGCCAGTATTGAATCCAGATCAAGGGCTGAAGAAGAGGCCAATATTGAGTCCTGGACCAGATCTGAAGAGGCAGCCCATGTGGATTCCTGtgtgggagctggggctggggcagaggccaGGAAGGAATCTTGGCTCTGGGATGGAGATGCAGCCACTACAGGGTCTAGGCTTGGGGGTGAGGAAGAGGCTTGCATGGGGTCCTGGTCTTTGACTGAGGATGTAGATGAGGATGAGCTAAGTAGAGTGTCCAGCCCTGATATTGAGGAAATCAGTTTAAGGTCCTTGTTTTGGGCTGATACTGAGAAGAGTAATGAGTTCAGATCCAAGAGTGAGAGAGATGTCTATAAGGCCAGTGCCAAGGATAACCTTGAGGCTTCTGGTGGAATTGATGTAAGGTCTTGGTTCTGGCATGGTAATGAAAACAGAAGTGAGGACAAATCTGCACTTAAGACTAAACCCAAAAAGTCAATTGAGTCACGAGGCACATATCCATCCATGGTCCCTGGGGCAGGAATGGGGTCATGGGCGGGAGCCATGATCTGGACGGAAATGAAATTTCCATACCAAAATGAGTCCTGCTTCCCACCTGAAGATGAAATCAGAAAGATAAGGTGTGAGGAGAAAACTCATCCCTGGACCTGTCGCTGTAAACGCGAAGCTAATATGGATCCACGAGAGCTTGAAAAACTTATTTGCATGATTGAGATGACTGAAGATCCTTCTATTCATGAAATAGCCAATAATGCTCTATATAACAGTCCTGATTATCCATTTTCCCATGAAGTCATTCGTAATGCAGGTAGAATATCAATTATTGAAAGCTTGCTCAATAATCCCTATCCCAGTGTTAGGCAGAAGGCTTTAAATGCACTGAATAACATCTCAGTGGCTGCTGAAAATCATAGGAAGGTGAAAACATACTTAAACCAAgtatgtgaagacacagtgaccTATCCCTTGAATTCAAATGTGCAGCTGGCTGGACTAAGATTGATAAAGCATTTGACTGTTATTAGTGAATATCAGCATATGGTTACAAATTATATTTCAGAATTTCTTCGTTTGTTAACTGTGGGAAGTGGAGAAACCAAAGACCATATTTTGGGAATGCTTTTGAATTTCTCTAAAAATCCATCTATGACAAAAGACTTACTCATTGCCAATGCACCAACATCACTGATTAATATCTTTaacaagaaagagacaaaagagaatATTCTTAATGCTCTTTcactatttgaaaatataaattaccattttaaaagaagagcaaaagtATTTACCCAGGACAAGTTCAGTAAAAATTCCCTTTATTTCATATTCCAACGACCTAAAGCATGTGCCAAGAAACTTCGAGTCTTAGCAGCAGAATACAGTGACCCTGAGGTGAAAGAAAGAGTTGAGCTATTATTAAGTAAACTCTGA